One Myotis daubentonii chromosome 3, mMyoDau2.1, whole genome shotgun sequence genomic window carries:
- the MX1 gene encoding interferon-induced GTP-binding protein Mx1, which produces METATPDSTPASSHPLPNGDAVEPEGNLETTLENSLCSQYEEKVRPCIDLIDSLRALGVEQDLALPAIAVIGDQSSGKSSVLEALSGVSLPRGSGIVTRCPLVLKLRKLRHDDEWKGKVTYRDLEIDLSTASEVEQEIRKAQNVIAGEGVGISQELINLEVSSPHVPDLTLIDLPGITRVAVGNQPADIGRQITALIKKYILRQQTIMLVVVPSNVDIATTEALSMAQEVDPDGDRTIGILTKPDLVDRGTEDKVVDVVRNLVYHLKKGYMIVKCRGQQDIQYQMSLSKALQRERAFFEDHPYFRDLLEEGKATIPCLAERLTNELIAHISKSLPLLENQIKENQQSITEQLQKYGMDIPEEETEKMFFLIDKVNAFNQDIQALVEGEESVFGDDSRLFTRIRMEFGKWSIEIEKSFQRGYDDIFRQIRKFENQYRGRELPGFVNYKTFETIIKKQVKTLEEPAVEMLHKITDMVRLAFTDVSKKNYEEFFNLFRTCKSKIEDIRSEQEKEAEKSIRLHFQMEQIVYCQDQAYRAALQKIREKESKEEKKGISLEQTSSLADPLTCSLAEILQHLMAYRLEASNRLSSHIPLVIQFFILRSYGQQLQKAMLQLLQDKERYDWLLKEHSDTSDKRKFLKERLARLTKARRRLAQFPG; this is translated from the exons ACGTTGGAGAATAGCCTGTGCAGCCAGTACGAGGAGAAGGTGCGCCCCTGCATCGACCTCATTGACTCCCTGCGGGCCCTGGGTGTGGAGCAGGACCTGGCCCTGCCTGCCATCGCCGTCATCGGGGACCAGAGCTCGGGCAAGAGCTCCGTGCTGGAGGCGCTGTCTGGTGTCTCCCTCCCCAGAGGCAGCG GTATTGTTACAAGATGTCCCCTGGTGCTGAAACTGAGAAAACTTAGGCATGATGATGAGTGGAAAGGCAAAGTCACTTACCGGGACCTGGAGATTGATCTTTCAACTGCTTCGGAGGTAGAACAGGAAATCAGGAAAG cCCAGAATGTCATTGCTGGGGAAGGTGTGGGAATCAGTCAAGAGCTAATTAATCTGGAGGTCAGCTCCCCTCACGTGCCAGATCTGACCCTGATAGACCTTCCTGGCATCACCAGGGTGGCTGTGGGCAATCAGCCAGCTGACATCGGACGTCAG ATTACAGCACTCATCAAGAAGTACATCCTGAGGCAACAGACCATCATGTTGGTGGTGGTGCCCAGTAACGTGGACATCGCCACCACAGAGGCGCTGAGCATGGCTCAGGAGGTGGACCCCGATGGAGACAGGACCATAG GGATCCTGACAAAGCCCGACCTGGTGGACAGAGGCACGGAAGACAAGGTCGTTGACGTGGTGCGAAACCTCGTCTACCACCTGAAGAAGGGCTACATGATTGTCAAGTGCCGGGGCCAGCAGGACATCCAGTACCAGATGAGCCTGTCCAaggccctgcagagggagagggctTTCTTTGAGGACCATCCGTATTTCAG GGATCTCCTGGAGGAGGGAAAGGCCACAATCCCCTGCCTGGCAGAAAGACTGACCAATGAGCTCATCGCACACATCAGT AAATCTCTGCCCCTGTTAGAAAATCAAATAAAGGAGAACCAGCAGAGCATAACAGAGCAGTTGCAGAAGTATGGCATGGACATCCCGGAAGAAGAAACGGAGaaaatgttctttctgattgaC AAAGTCAATGCATTTAATCAGGACATCCAAGCTCTAGTAGAGGGGGAGGAGTCTGTGTTTGGCGACGACAGCCGGCTGTTCACCAGAATCCGGATGGAGTTCGGCAAGTGGAGCATTGAGATCGAAAAGAGTTTCCAGAGAG GTTATGACGATATTTTTAGACAGATCAGGAAATTTGAAAATCAGTATCGCGGCAGAGAGCTGCCAGGGTTCGTGAATTACAAGACGTTTGAGACCATCATAAAGAAGCAAGTGAAGACCCTGGAGGAGCCGGCGGTGGAAATGCTGCATAAGATCACCG aTATGGTCCGGCTTGCCTTCACAGATGTGTCCAAGAAAAATTATGAGGAGTTTTTCAACCTTTTCAGAACCTGCAAG TCCAAAATTGAAGACATTAGGTCAGAACAAGAAAAGGAAGCGGAGAAGTCCATCCGACTGCACTTCCAAATGGAGCAGATTGTCTACTGCCAAGACCAAGCGTACCGGGCTGCGCTGCAGAAGATCCGAGAGAAGGAATcaaaagaagagaagaagggGATTTCTCTCGAGCAGACGTCCTCTCTGGCGGATCCTTTGACTTGCTCCCTCGCTGAAATCCTCCAACACCTGATGGCCTACCGCCTG GAGGCCAGCAACCGCCTGTCCAGCCACATCCCTCTGGTCATCCAGTTCTTCATCCTCCGGTCGTACGGGCAGCAGCTGCAGAAGGCCATGCTCCAGCTGCTGCAGGACAAGGAGAGGTACGACTGGCTCCTCAAGGAGCACAGCGACACCAGCGACAAGAGGAAGTTCCTGAAGGAGCGGCTGGCGCGGCTCACCAAGGCCCGGCGCCGGCTGGCCCAGTTCCCGGGCTAA